The DNA window CTAGCATTCTGGTCCGAAATGGTACATACCCCAAGAAAGACACAATTCGGTACTTGGAGAGTTCTTCATACAAGATCCTTACTCCATGATCTGTGACCTGATTTACACTGAGCCTGGAATGAGGggaatgaaaagaaactttaaatcAATACAGATTACAAGTGTTCATCACCCATGAGTTAACAAATGACTGAAGATCTATGCATTTTCCTCTGATATTTTAACAGGTCTGTATTAAAAGCCATTAAGGGAAATGTGAGCTTAGTTTCATATGGCTCACttcaaaaccaataaaaaccagaaagcttCAAATCTCCAAGGTAATGCTCTGGAACCTTTCCATAGaactgaaaacaataaaacataGGAAGTCAGACACCAGATAAACATCTCACCTCCTCCTGCGCTTATTGTGATTTCAGGAAGAAAGTCTACCTAACATCCTAGCAAAATCAAGCTGTGCAGACTACTACTCTTGCAACCTTCTCTCTGAGTACCTAGTGAAAGCCAGGCATCTTGAAAGTCTCAACACATTCAGGCTTCACAGAATAAAGATTGTGAAAAGCCCTGGCCAGAAAATAGAACTGCAGTCCCATGGGTGTGCTAGACATTTCTAATTTTGTTGTCCCAGCTAGACATGAAACAAATCAACGCCAGTcattcacagaataaaaatacttctcctcacagttggggtttttttgttgttgttgtttttgttgctttttttggtaACTTCTCAAGCTTTTTCACCTTGACTAAATGGACAAGTTCAAGTGAAGTATTCCAATTCTGATGAATCACATTTTGTGTGTAAAGCTGTCcctgtgaaaacattttgatcAGCTTTAGTTACTACACAAACAGTAGCTGAACATTCACTGCTGAGAGTCCCCTATCATCAACAGTCTCCCTGGCCTTTGCTAGTTAGTAACTGGGTCCCTTTGGAATGCATGAGCCCGTAGGAGAAATTAGCCAATTTCTATAGATCAGAACAGTCTGCTTCTTTGACAGGGATAGTTAAGCTGCTGAAACATCATTTCCTGGCCTGCAGAAATTGGTCATTAGAAATAAAAGTCCTAACATCTGAAGATCCCTAAAGACAAAAAGGCAACCTAACAGATGCGTTTGGTGCTAGGTATGGTGCTAAGATCATACTGGGTATGGCATAATCACACAATAGGGACAAAGAATGAAAGGCtggccttttcttctttttttgttttacatacTTATGCATTTTCCCCAGAAGTTTCCTTATTGCTTTCTCTTGGGAGGCCAGTCAATTTGCAACTAACCGGAAAAAACAAGAATCACTTGCTTTGATTTAGtctcagaggaaaacaaggcagAGCACAGCCAAACAGGAGGAATAAATccagttgttaaaaaaaataaattctcatgGGCTGAAGGAGCTTTAAAAAAGATATATATGAAGTTCCTGATTTTCTGCACCTAAATGTTTGGACAAATAAGATATAGTTACATAGCACAGCCTCAAAAGGCTGGGGGTGAAACAACATGGTCTGTGATGTTAGAGGTGGAGTTAGTTCTCCCTGATCACACCATGTCCTCCTTGATCACAGTCATGTCCTACCTCCACATCACCTCAGGGAAGTACCTCACCTACAGACTTCAGCTACATCTTTTCATGCAGTACTACATGATAgctttttgttctgtgaaaGCCAGACATTTTGGCAGGatggaaaagcaagaaattcAGAGCTTTTGATCATGGGTTATTTTGAGTAGTAGATCTTTTCTTTACCCCATATGACCAAAGAGCAGAGATAGGCTCAGGCAATCTTCAGATAATGGGGGATgcacttctgtttcctttcttctcccctaAGCACTTTCATAAAAATCctcttttgaaacaaaagaatttgAGATGAAGCTGACTAAACCTACAGGTTTAAACCTACAGGTTTAAACAGTCCTGGCTTCTAAGGACTTCTTATCACCCTTTCCATTTCAGTTTCCAAATTCCCAGAGTATCCCTGCTCCTATGACTGGATGAATGAAGATTTCAGAAGATCTGCAGTTTTAACTTCCAGCAGCAGTAATTCCcatctttttccacttcctAGATCAATTCCTTCAGCTCACCAGTTTGTGAAATTAACCAAGGATAAGAAAGGACCTGCTTACAAAGACTCCTACCTGATCACTGCGAGCTTGCTGAAACAAGGTAGTAGCTGTTTTATTCCATAGTCATTGATGTTGTTGTTGTCCAAATCCAGAGCTAGGCGCTTCTGAAAGTGATGCACCACAAAGGAGATGGCACTGCAGTCGGCAGAGTAGGCATTGCAGTACGCCAGCTTGATGTAATTGGCGTGCATGCGTTTGGCAGCCATCTTCCCCACCTTCTCACTCTGAGTCTCGTAAAGGCACCTCAGCATCCAAACAAAGTTGGGCTGGACCTGGATCTGATTGTAGCTTGTAAGCCTGGACCGAGTGTAGCCTTTCAGGTGGGATTTCATGTTCTCCCCAAGGTATGTGATgagtgtttttctcttcctcttaaGGACTGCAGGTGAAACTAAATGCCTGAAGAGCTTCTGCTTGGATCCAGAAAGAAGGCCACAAAGAAACATGTTGGTAAAATTAAAGTGTTCCTTATTTCCGAAAGGATCCTCCCCTGCTAGTTGTTTCTTCAGCCAAGGTATGCGAAGGCAAGTAGGCTGGGCAGTCTCAGCGAAAGAGCATTCATTGAAAAACTCAAGTAATTCCTTGGCACCCACTTTCTCCTCAATAACCAAAaacaaagctgtgaaaaaagACTGAAGGGTTACGTGCAAGAACTCGTAAGTGGCCTGACTGTCACAACCACTGTAACCTTTAACTGTCCTGAGAAAGCCCAATTGCAAATCTTCTTCAGAGATGTTCACTGAGGAGACCTCTTCCTGCTCAAAGATAAAGAAAGAGTTCTCCAACCCTTTGTATGCCATTTTACCCAAAGCTAGAAGAGTTTCCTTTCTTGATTTGAACATCTCTGCTTGGCTCCTGATGCTGTTCTTCAGCAAACTTGTTTTCAGAGATCGGTTCAGATGAACTTCAATCATGAGCAAAAATACATCTGTCAGTGTAACAGAACTGTCTGGAAGCTCATGGCTGTCAAGCACGGAATGGAAGTGTTCATAGCATTTAAAGATAATCCAACAAAATAAAGGCACTGAACACAAACTGCAAAGATTGGGGTTAGCTTCCAACTGGTTCAATACCAGTGTTCGTTGCCGCTCATCTTTGAAAAACATAGCAGTGTATTCCTTCAGGTTATTGCTGGAGAAACCACGGAGcaacactttctttttaatgatgtttCTTTGGATCTCAGTTCCTGTCCTCGCTGTAAGAATTTTCTTGGATCCCTTAAGAAGCTTTCCCCTGAGAAGGCTTACCAGCAGTGCCAAGGGGTGAATGGGTTCATGGGGTGAACATATCTCAGGTACACTACTGAGATCAAAGTTGGCATAGATCTCATCAAAGCCATCAAACGTGAAAAGAACTGTATGAGGGAATTGCAAGATGTGATGGAACACTTCTGTGGGGTCCTGGTCTGGGTAGCAATTATATTTGAAGAGCAGGTCTTTCAAACATATGGCTTCATCTTCCTTAAAGCAACTAAACATCCTACATCGAAAACGGAAGAAAAATTTGGCCCCTATGTCCAATTCTTTTCTGGCCCAAAGGCTTTGTATCTTCTGCAGCAAGATGGATTTTCCAATTCCTGCATCACCATAAATATAAATAGTCTCTCCATCTTCATTAATTAGTCCAACTGTATCATCAAAAAGGGCTTCTAATTGACCCACCTGGCCAAGACTCTCATTGGTAAAACTGACCAGCTCCATAATGCTGTTAGAGTAGATTTCTTCAAGCAGCATTTCCTCCCTCTGAGCGTACGACATAACAAACTTGGAATCCTGTCCCAGTTCACATCTGAGTTTCTGGCAATACCTGCTAACTGAAAAGACAGTGAACTACTATTAAAAAGCCTATGTACACGATGACCCATCTCCTGGGAACTCAGAGTGGGTAATAAGCAAAAGGAATTCTCACGTAAAAACAGTTCTTTGTCAGATTAGTTCTATTTGTGCTGCCATCATCACTCATTGGGGAAATTCAGGTGCTAATGAAAGGTCACTTGAGTCGCCACTACCTGAAAGCCACTACTGACGCTGCATTGGCTTAAGGGGCTCCTATCTTTCGGCTGAGATTCAAAGCCAAGCCCCTGATCCTTTGTTAAAGGTTGCTTTACTTGCTGCAAAAGCTTGTTCAACTTGTCAGTCACTGATTAGCCTTTTCACTTTATTTATATTCTACCTGCAATTCTATCCTGACTTGTTTGGTCACTTATATTATTGTAAATAGAAGGCATGCATTTTAGAAACCAAGTCCCAGGCAcctcaaaagatttttttaagatgacaAAAAACCGAGAATCTCAATTATTGTGCAATGTTGGCTTGTGTTTTTATTGCACCAGAAACTTTACTTCGGATGGGGACAAAGTAAGTCTTGTATTTATGTAGTAGGAAAAAACCTCTCaggaggaaataatttatttctgcagtatCTAAACTCTGACTTTCAGTATAGCTCATCATTTAGGATCACAGAATAAatcaggttggaagagacttcaGAAGATCTCGTCCTACTTCCTGCTGAGAATAGGGTCATTTATGACATCAGATGAAGTTACTCTTCTGTCACCTGATTGGAGCTTCCTCCATAGCGAGGTAGTTCTAAGGGAAGGGATAGAGACGTGTGACCTTACCTGGATCTGTATTTACCACAGGTTTACTACAAATATTCTCTGAAGGCTCGTAACCTATTTCGTCCAGCCAAGGCTGAAGTTCATAGTAAGCATCAGTGACTTTCTGCAGGACATAGATGAAATATTCTGAAACTTCTTCTCCCTTGCTTTGAACCAAGTCTAGAATTTTGCGAACCTGAAGAAACACCATGTGAAAGATCGTTGATAACACAGCATTTGATGACGGTAACACTTGTGACTGCTTTAGGATCCCTTCCGGACTGGAGCAGGCgacaaaaatcaaaactggtACTTCAAAAACATGAATGCAAAATCTAGCTCTGAATTTGAACCATCATAGAACTCAATCGCTGCTTGTATTTGGATGTTGCAAGAGAGTTGGCTCTGAAGGTCTGAACTTGTAGCTAAATCATATGTTAACCAGAAGCAAAATGGATAAATACCACTCCTCAAGAGGGAACCCAAAGGATTTCCTCAGCTTGGCTAGATGGTATATTTAAAATCCTTTGctggttaaaataaaaaaaaaaggtagtggTTTCTCAATGCCCTGAATTCACCCTCTGTTTCATAAATACTTCAGTCACATTTGGGTTTACCTCAGGATCCATCCAGATCCAGAGCAGGGTAGGCAGAATTCCCCTCCGGATCTTAACGCTGAGCCAAAACTCTACAGCTCTTCCATTTAACACAGTAACTTAATTCTTCAGGCTCGGTCTATACAACAGCCTTGCAGCTGTCACCAAAACGAATGGCTACCAGGCAGTGGCTGGAGCAGTTCAAGACTAAGTGTTACCTCTAGAGGCAAGGTAGAGTGTGATCTCTGTGCACCAAAACATAGCAATCCTAGTACAAGACCCTCCGCAAGACAGAGCAATCATCTGGGGGCACATTTGGAATGTCTTGGTCCCCTTGCTGGAAATGAATGAAGAATTCAGTCCTAAACCACACAGAGGGTTTCCAGAGACTGTGGTCTCTTGTGAGCTTAAAGCAGGGTGAGGTAcatgcagcacagcaaacacatGGAGCTTTTTCTGACAATTTGTATGCtctaaaaagcaattttatgcCTTCCAGAGAAGTTCCCACAGAGTCTGCTTCACTTACGCTACTGTGGCCTGCTCTCTGTCTCTGCTTAGACTTCTGATGCGTGGCCTCCCCCTCAGCTTTGCTACAACAATCATGCATATTATGCTGAACAATAAGAAACTGAGATAATCATACAGTGTGCATTTATTCAGCTTTGACCCTATACACAGAGTGAGCACTGTGTTACCATTTCAATGTGCCAGCAAGAATGATTACTCTATGAAAATCTGCACTGTTAGTGAAGTCCAAGGTCTCTGAATTTTTTATGATTTGCCTGCCCCTAACTGTGACAGCATTCAGAAGCTGCATGATTGTTTGGTCTGGGAAACAATCTCCTCAGCTGTTTCAAGTTATGATGCAAAGAGCAATTGTGTACATGCTAATTTTCTCCTAATGAAAGaccaggaaataatttttgctaCTGATGTCCAAAGATGAATTAAAATCCCAAATGTGCCAGGATATATCAATTTTCCATAACATTTACAATATACATAGGtctttaaagagaaaggaaggtgtGCATACagacaacacagtcattaacttctaaaacaatatttaatttccatcCCTCCAAAACCACGATGATCTGTCCCACAGCATCCTAAAGCAGATTCTCCTTGCAACACTCTAATAACCATTGAGGACACCTCCTTAGCAGAGTAcaaagctgcagctgggagggacagAACAGCAATTATCACCTTGTTCATTCTTACAGCTGCCAGTGGGCACTACAAGCAGTGCCAGCCATGTTGGAAAGAGATGTGCTGGAGACACGCATCCAGAAAGAACAGGATGGGGCAACTCCAAAATAACAAAGAGTAGAAAATACACTGCATGTAAAATTGCCAGATACACCCATAAAACCTGGTGGTAAAACCAAAACTAACCAAAAGCTTCAGTGGctagtgaaataaaaatcacaccTTATCTGCTTGAGTAGGAAACTGGACAGCAATCTCTGCATCTTCGGTGGAGAAGTAGTCGTTCTTAATCAAGTTATCAATCAAACACTGAGTGTTTCGGATTCTACTGACCAGGAGCTCCCGGTGTACCTTCAGCAAAGCAATGAAGGACGGAGGGCTCGctcctggaggtttttttgcagaaatgtCCAGGTTAGCACAGAGC is part of the Chiroxiphia lanceolata isolate bChiLan1 chromosome 1, bChiLan1.pri, whole genome shotgun sequence genome and encodes:
- the NOD1 gene encoding nucleotide-binding oligomerization domain-containing protein 1 isoform X2; the protein is MSYAQREEMLLEEIYSNSIMELVSFTNESLGQVGQLEALFDDTVGLINEDGETIYIYGDAGIGKSILLQKIQSLWARKELDIGAKFFFRFRCRMFSCFKEDEAICLKDLLFKYNCYPDQDPTEVFHHILQFPHTVLFTFDGFDEIYANFDLSSVPEICSPHEPIHPLALLVSLLRGKLLKGSKKILTARTGTEIQRNIIKKKVLLRGFSSNNLKEYTAMFFKDERQRTLVLNQLEANPNLCSLCSVPLFCWIIFKCYEHFHSVLDSHELPDSSVTLTDVFLLMIEVHLNRSLKTSLLKNSIRSQAEMFKSRKETLLALGKMAYKGLENSFFIFEQEEVSSVNISEEDLQLGFLRTVKGYSGCDSQATYEFLHVTLQSFFTALFLVIEEKVGAKELLEFFNECSFAETAQPTCLRIPWLKKQLAGEDPFGNKEHFNFTNMFLCGLLSGSKQKLFRHLVSPAVLKRKRKTLITYLGENMKSHLKGYTRSRLTSYNQIQVQPNFVWMLRCLYETQSEKVGKMAAKRMHANYIKLAYCNAYSADCSAISFVVHHFQKRLALDLDNNNINDYGIKQLLPCFSKLAVIRLSVNQVTDHGVRILYEELSKYRIVSFLGLYSNQITDVGAKYVAKLIEECSSLEYVKIGANKITSEGGKCLAQAIQKSKTMFEIGMWGNRVGDEGAKAFAEALRNHPRLTNVSLAFNGITTEGGKSIAEAMQHNNSVRIFWLTKNELDDEAAMSFAEMLKVNKKLVHLWLIQNQITAKGVKCLSEALKENTTIKEICLNGNLISQEESKAFENEERIICF
- the NOD1 gene encoding nucleotide-binding oligomerization domain-containing protein 1 isoform X1 is translated as MEGQLCANLDISAKKPPGASPPSFIALLKVHRELLVSRIRNTQCLIDNLIKNDYFSTEDAEIAVQFPTQADKVRKILDLVQSKGEEVSEYFIYVLQKVTDAYYELQPWLDEIGYEPSENICSKPVVNTDPVSRYCQKLRCELGQDSKFVMSYAQREEMLLEEIYSNSIMELVSFTNESLGQVGQLEALFDDTVGLINEDGETIYIYGDAGIGKSILLQKIQSLWARKELDIGAKFFFRFRCRMFSCFKEDEAICLKDLLFKYNCYPDQDPTEVFHHILQFPHTVLFTFDGFDEIYANFDLSSVPEICSPHEPIHPLALLVSLLRGKLLKGSKKILTARTGTEIQRNIIKKKVLLRGFSSNNLKEYTAMFFKDERQRTLVLNQLEANPNLCSLCSVPLFCWIIFKCYEHFHSVLDSHELPDSSVTLTDVFLLMIEVHLNRSLKTSLLKNSIRSQAEMFKSRKETLLALGKMAYKGLENSFFIFEQEEVSSVNISEEDLQLGFLRTVKGYSGCDSQATYEFLHVTLQSFFTALFLVIEEKVGAKELLEFFNECSFAETAQPTCLRIPWLKKQLAGEDPFGNKEHFNFTNMFLCGLLSGSKQKLFRHLVSPAVLKRKRKTLITYLGENMKSHLKGYTRSRLTSYNQIQVQPNFVWMLRCLYETQSEKVGKMAAKRMHANYIKLAYCNAYSADCSAISFVVHHFQKRLALDLDNNNINDYGIKQLLPCFSKLAVIRLSVNQVTDHGVRILYEELSKYRIVSFLGLYSNQITDVGAKYVAKLIEECSSLEYVKIGANKITSEGGKCLAQAIQKSKTMFEIGMWGNRVGDEGAKAFAEALRNHPRLTNVSLAFNGITTEGGKSIAEAMQHNNSVRIFWLTKNELDDEAAMSFAEMLKVNKKLVHLWLIQNQITAKGVKCLSEALKENTTIKEICLNGNLISQEESKAFENEERIICF